One part of the Elusimicrobiaceae bacterium genome encodes these proteins:
- a CDS encoding prepilin-type N-terminal cleavage/methylation domain-containing protein produces the protein MQKNRHAFTLVELLVVVLIIGVLSAIAIPMYQGAVDKSHWSTMLPGAKAIKDAEEAIKMSNGAYTDNMANLDVTMNNADLTFALVTPNNTADPNVIRVTNSKLANVRLASYLDDNPKFAGQLHCEAKTGDERAERLCGKLLMGQELTSSDGYTGYLLDQEIDKATCDHASRSWSTSKTKCYKTTADRCEALGLGVVAGMNEQCGYVDGAEKTIGSEGICMGSKNAGCHRSKFENGGACVSDVKWGCLGNSYTNGSICYGDWNDCGTTHPNYINSYDETSCCCAKNGTSGCGSAPTCQSRGIACDPQYL, from the coding sequence ATGCAAAAAAACAGACATGCCTTCACACTAGTAGAACTATTAGTCGTCGTACTCATTATAGGAGTTTTATCAGCTATTGCTATCCCCATGTATCAAGGAGCTGTAGATAAAAGCCATTGGAGCACTATGCTCCCCGGAGCTAAAGCGATAAAAGACGCCGAAGAAGCTATCAAAATGAGCAATGGAGCTTATACAGATAATATGGCTAATTTAGATGTTACTATGAATAATGCAGATTTAACCTTTGCTTTAGTAACACCTAATAATACGGCCGACCCGAATGTAATCAGAGTGACGAATAGTAAGTTAGCCAATGTACGGTTAGCCAGTTATTTAGATGATAACCCGAAATTTGCCGGGCAGTTACATTGTGAAGCCAAGACGGGTGATGAGCGCGCGGAAAGACTGTGCGGAAAATTACTTATGGGGCAAGAACTAACCTCATCAGACGGCTATACGGGCTATCTACTAGACCAAGAAATCGACAAAGCCACGTGTGATCATGCTAGTCGCAGTTGGAGTACAAGCAAAACAAAATGTTATAAGACAACGGCAGATAGATGTGAAGCATTAGGTCTGGGTGTTGTAGCAGGAATGAATGAGCAATGCGGATATGTAGATGGAGCTGAGAAAACGATCGGATCCGAAGGAATTTGCATGGGCAGTAAAAATGCCGGCTGTCACAGATCAAAATTTGAAAATGGAGGTGCTTGTGTGTCTGACGTAAAGTGGGGGTGTCTAGGCAATAGTTATACAAACGGTTCTATTTGTTACGGCGATTGGAATGATTGTGGCACTACTCATCCAAACTATATAAATTCCTATGATGAAACTTCTTGTTGTTGTGCAAAGAATGGCACCAGCGGTTGTGGATCCGCTCCGACATGTCAGTCGCGCGGCATCGCATGTGACCCGCAATATTTATAA